Proteins encoded in a region of the Psychromicrobium lacuslunae genome:
- a CDS encoding UPF0182 family protein, whose protein sequence is MTSGQSTSAPRRRRGALLPTLIILVLAVIAFVFFANVYTEILWFNQLGFQDVFWKTNIAKGLIFLAAFVLMFAAVYASIRIAYRARPVYAPDNEAESNLSRYQVQLEPVRKVVMIGVPLVFALFAGVAALGQWQKVLLFFFQKPFGQTDPQFGLDIAFYTNSLPFLGFLSGFLISLVVISGIVGLLTHYLYGAIRIQERGLFASRAAQVQLAVTAGIFLILLGLNFWLDRYGTLQDNGGLQAGAMYTDVNAVIPTKAILAIAAAIVAVLFILSAIIGRWRLPVIGTAMLIITAIVAGGIYPWAIQQFQVVPSQQNLENQYIQRNIDMTRSAYGLSDVEVIPYKATTTATPGALRKDATTAANIRLLDPNLVSTTFQQLEQYRAYYGFPKTLNVDRYTIDGKVQDTVIALRELNPGGIPAAQQTWVNKHLVYTHGYGVVAAYGNTATADGKPVFLQSGVPSNGKLGTDSSYQPRIYFGQNTTDYSIVGAPEGAKAVELDRPQVGDDNSNTLNTFDGNGGPDVGNWFNRLLYSLKFQSTDLLLSDSVNSESQILYDRTPVQRVQKVAPYLTIDGNPYPAVVDGKVKWIVDGYTTSNAYPYSQQQALDSATTDSLTARTGSGALGSGSINYIRNSVKATVDAYDGSVTLYAWDDKDPILKTWESIYPATVKPIAAMSGDLISHVRYPEDLFKVQRELLGRYHVTDAGEFYQNNDAWSVPNDPVEASSAVKQPPYYLSLQMPGQDKPAFSLTSNFIPQTAPGADARNVLYGYLAADADAGNKDGVKADSYGKLRLLSLPTDTLVPAPGQVFNRFVSDPNISASLNILKLGQSQLKNGNLLTLPVGGGLLYVQPVYVQSTGEGSYPTLQRVLVAFGDKIAFAPTLDAALDQLFGGDSGASAGDKGNGTKPGTGTGTGSTPTPGENPTARAALTKALQDASQAIKDGQAALAKGDFASYGTAQKKLSDALAAALAAEGKLGADTSTPSSTASPSSSAVPSASPSGSASSAPTAGSSDPSSSASPTKTP, encoded by the coding sequence GTGACATCCGGCCAAAGTACATCCGCACCCCGGCGGCGGCGTGGCGCCCTGCTGCCCACCCTGATCATTTTGGTGTTGGCGGTGATTGCTTTTGTGTTCTTCGCGAACGTCTACACCGAAATTCTCTGGTTCAACCAGCTAGGCTTCCAAGACGTTTTCTGGAAGACCAATATCGCCAAGGGGCTGATTTTCCTCGCCGCCTTCGTGCTGATGTTCGCCGCTGTCTATGCCTCGATTCGGATTGCTTACCGAGCCCGGCCCGTCTATGCACCGGATAACGAGGCGGAGAGCAATCTGAGCCGCTACCAGGTGCAGCTTGAACCGGTTCGCAAGGTAGTGATGATCGGTGTGCCACTGGTCTTTGCGCTTTTTGCCGGGGTAGCGGCCCTGGGACAGTGGCAGAAAGTCCTATTGTTCTTCTTCCAGAAGCCCTTCGGCCAAACCGACCCTCAGTTCGGCCTGGACATCGCCTTTTACACCAACTCCTTGCCGTTCTTAGGTTTCCTCTCCGGCTTCCTAATCTCGCTGGTGGTGATTTCCGGCATCGTCGGATTGCTCACTCACTACCTCTATGGTGCGATCCGGATCCAGGAACGCGGGCTTTTCGCCTCAAGGGCTGCCCAAGTACAACTTGCCGTGACAGCAGGTATTTTCTTGATTCTGCTCGGCCTGAATTTCTGGTTGGATCGTTACGGCACTCTGCAGGACAATGGCGGCTTACAAGCCGGCGCGATGTACACCGACGTGAATGCGGTGATTCCGACCAAGGCGATTTTGGCGATCGCTGCGGCCATTGTGGCGGTGCTCTTCATTCTCAGCGCCATCATTGGCCGCTGGCGTTTGCCGGTGATCGGCACTGCAATGCTGATTATCACCGCCATCGTGGCGGGTGGCATTTACCCCTGGGCTATTCAGCAATTCCAGGTGGTGCCCTCGCAGCAGAACCTGGAAAACCAATATATCCAGCGCAATATTGATATGACTCGTTCTGCCTACGGTTTGAGTGATGTCGAGGTGATTCCTTACAAGGCCACCACTACGGCAACACCGGGCGCACTGCGCAAGGACGCCACCACGGCGGCGAACATCCGTTTGCTCGATCCTAATTTGGTTTCCACCACCTTCCAGCAGCTCGAGCAGTACCGCGCTTACTATGGCTTCCCGAAGACGCTGAACGTGGATCGTTACACGATTGACGGTAAGGTGCAGGACACCGTGATTGCGCTGCGCGAACTCAACCCAGGCGGCATCCCGGCGGCGCAGCAGACCTGGGTAAATAAGCACCTGGTGTACACCCACGGTTACGGCGTAGTGGCGGCCTATGGAAACACCGCAACCGCCGATGGCAAGCCGGTCTTCCTGCAGTCTGGGGTGCCGTCAAATGGCAAACTAGGCACCGATTCCAGTTACCAGCCGCGAATTTACTTTGGTCAGAACACCACCGATTACTCAATTGTGGGAGCGCCGGAGGGAGCTAAAGCCGTCGAGCTGGACCGTCCGCAGGTGGGCGATGACAATTCGAATACGCTGAACACCTTTGACGGCAATGGTGGCCCTGATGTTGGCAACTGGTTCAACCGCCTACTGTACTCGCTCAAGTTCCAGTCAACCGATTTGCTGCTCAGCGACAGCGTGAATTCGGAATCCCAGATTCTTTACGATCGCACTCCGGTACAACGAGTGCAGAAGGTCGCACCGTACCTGACCATTGACGGTAATCCTTACCCGGCTGTGGTCGATGGCAAAGTGAAGTGGATCGTCGATGGTTACACCACCTCGAACGCTTACCCGTACTCACAGCAGCAGGCACTGGACTCGGCGACCACCGACTCCTTGACCGCTCGCACCGGCTCGGGCGCACTAGGTTCGGGCTCGATCAACTACATCCGTAACTCGGTCAAGGCAACAGTGGACGCCTACGACGGTTCGGTCACTCTATATGCCTGGGACGATAAGGATCCGATCCTGAAAACTTGGGAAAGCATCTACCCAGCAACAGTGAAGCCGATCGCCGCAATGTCGGGTGATCTAATCAGCCATGTACGCTACCCGGAAGATCTCTTCAAGGTGCAACGTGAGTTGCTGGGCCGTTACCATGTCACCGACGCTGGCGAGTTCTATCAGAACAACGATGCCTGGAGCGTCCCTAATGATCCGGTAGAAGCTTCCAGCGCGGTCAAGCAGCCGCCGTACTATCTTTCCTTGCAGATGCCGGGTCAGGACAAACCGGCCTTCTCGCTGACCTCCAACTTTATTCCGCAGACCGCACCCGGCGCGGATGCTAGAAACGTGCTCTACGGCTATCTAGCGGCCGACGCCGACGCCGGTAATAAGGACGGTGTAAAAGCCGATTCTTACGGCAAGCTGAGGCTGCTCTCGCTACCCACCGATACCTTAGTTCCGGCACCGGGGCAGGTTTTCAACCGATTCGTTTCCGATCCGAATATCTCGGCTTCGCTGAACATCTTGAAGCTCGGCCAGTCGCAATTGAAGAACGGTAACTTGCTGACTCTCCCGGTTGGCGGCGGCCTGCTTTATGTGCAGCCGGTTTACGTGCAGTCAACTGGTGAGGGCAGCTACCCGACGCTACAACGTGTGCTGGTAGCTTTTGGCGATAAGATCGCTTTCGCACCGACCTTGGACGCGGCTTTGGATCAGCTCTTCGGCGGTGATTCTGGGGCGAGCGCGGGGGATAAGGGCAATGGCACAAAGCCAGGCACGGGTACCGGCACAGGCTCAACGCCGACTCCGGGTGAGAACCCGACTGCACGGGCGGCGCTGACCAAGGCGTTGCAGGACGCTAGCCAAGCGATCAAGGATGGTCAGGCAGCGCTCGCTAAGGGTGACTTTGCTAGCTATGGCACTGCGCAGAAGAAGCTCAGTGACGCGCTCGCCGCCGCATTGGCAGCTGAAGGCAAATTGGGTGCTGATACCAGCACGCCGTCTTCGACGGCCTCGCCGAGCAGCAGCGCCGTTCCCTCGGCCTCGCCCAGCGGTTCGGCCAGCAGTGCGCCGACAGCTGGCAGCTCGGATCCCTCGAGCTCAGCTAGTCCGACTAAGACACCGTAG
- the nudC gene encoding NAD(+) diphosphatase yields the protein MTRTEALSWQQSMIDRGSERRQNPDFLASLGVSSATLAGGLAGAESSESAATEASTDKPKSTAKVLALRAGKTLVSPGGLIYLPVSVTEQSGFAVYLGRTLGEAGLEEGTELLTVELAEEFSLEEFDLPADTQWQGVRQLAAELSIAESQYLIEANAILNWHRVHTHCPRCGSPTEVIASGWVRRCPQDGSEHFPRTDPAIIVAVVGKGGKLLLGGGAGWEEHRYSTLAGFVEPGESLEQAVLREIAEEVGVRIQSVQYLGSQAWPFPASLMLGFIAFTDDEVAKPDGVEVVRARWFSKAELLSAVNSGEVIISHRVSIARALIEHWYGERIEDVPQR from the coding sequence AATCCATGATCGACCGGGGGAGCGAACGCCGTCAGAATCCTGATTTCCTAGCCTCGCTCGGGGTGAGCAGCGCTACTCTTGCCGGTGGTTTAGCCGGGGCGGAGTCATCCGAGTCAGCAGCAACTGAAGCTTCGACGGACAAGCCGAAGTCAACCGCGAAAGTTCTTGCCTTGAGAGCCGGTAAAACACTGGTTTCACCAGGTGGCTTGATCTATCTGCCGGTGAGTGTCACCGAACAGTCTGGGTTCGCTGTCTATCTCGGCCGCACCCTCGGCGAGGCCGGGCTAGAAGAAGGCACTGAGTTGCTCACAGTGGAATTGGCCGAGGAGTTCAGCCTTGAGGAATTCGATCTGCCGGCCGACACGCAATGGCAGGGGGTCCGGCAGCTCGCGGCCGAGCTGAGCATTGCAGAAAGTCAGTACCTTATTGAAGCCAATGCCATCCTGAATTGGCATCGTGTACACACGCATTGTCCGCGTTGTGGCAGCCCCACGGAAGTCATCGCCTCCGGCTGGGTACGACGTTGTCCGCAGGACGGTTCCGAACATTTTCCGCGCACCGATCCGGCAATTATTGTCGCAGTGGTGGGCAAAGGCGGCAAGCTATTGCTCGGCGGGGGCGCGGGCTGGGAGGAACACCGTTATTCGACCCTGGCGGGCTTTGTTGAGCCCGGCGAGTCACTTGAACAGGCAGTGCTGCGCGAGATCGCCGAAGAGGTCGGTGTACGGATTCAATCGGTGCAGTATTTAGGTTCCCAGGCCTGGCCATTTCCGGCCTCCTTGATGCTCGGCTTTATTGCTTTCACTGACGACGAAGTGGCGAAGCCAGATGGTGTGGAAGTGGTCCGAGCACGTTGGTTCAGCAAAGCCGAATTACTGAGCGCGGTGAACAGCGGGGAAGTGATTATCTCGCACCGGGTGTCAATTGCGCGGGCCCTGATTGAGCATTGGTACGGCGAACGTATTGAGGATGTGCCACAGCGGTAA
- a CDS encoding zinc-dependent metalloprotease — MTNEPAKNDDEQDPLQEILAQLMGGQGIEGIDAAALAKAAGLPNDPNVLQQMFAQFQTMMNSSSEGPVNWQLAHDNARQAAAGGDPSITPAQNREVDEALRLAELWLDPVTELPSTGLIGKAWSRAEWVEETLGTWKRLTEPVANSIALALSTTLQEQMPEEMKSMMGGAASALQNMGGALFGMQLGQAVGALAKEVVSSTDIGVPLADLQMALLPANVSAFGEGLDIPENEVRLFLALREAAHARLFVQVPWLRGHLLGAIEAYARGIHIDTSRIEELARDLDPSDPERIREALSQGVFMPQRTPAQDAALAKLETALALVEGWVDELTFEAAAQLPSAAALRETVRRRRATGGPAEHAFGSLVGLELRPRRLREAAALWAALKEQRGVSGRDAIWQHPDLLPTAEDLDDPTGFSERRDQAAASDSAVDEALERLLDGGYDSPSESAEGTSQEDGESPDDQASPEAK, encoded by the coding sequence ATGACCAACGAACCAGCCAAAAATGACGACGAGCAGGATCCCTTACAGGAAATCCTGGCTCAGCTAATGGGCGGCCAGGGCATCGAAGGTATCGATGCGGCAGCCCTTGCCAAGGCCGCCGGCCTGCCGAATGATCCGAACGTGTTGCAGCAGATGTTCGCGCAGTTCCAGACCATGATGAATTCTTCCTCCGAAGGACCGGTCAACTGGCAGCTCGCGCATGACAACGCCCGGCAAGCCGCGGCCGGCGGCGATCCGTCAATCACCCCGGCCCAGAACCGCGAGGTGGACGAGGCACTGCGGTTGGCGGAGTTGTGGCTCGACCCGGTCACCGAGCTACCGAGCACCGGTCTGATCGGCAAAGCCTGGTCTCGTGCTGAATGGGTAGAAGAAACCTTGGGCACCTGGAAGCGGCTAACAGAGCCAGTGGCGAACAGCATTGCGCTGGCCCTTTCCACTACTCTGCAAGAGCAAATGCCGGAGGAGATGAAGTCCATGATGGGCGGTGCTGCCTCAGCGCTGCAGAATATGGGTGGCGCATTATTCGGCATGCAATTGGGCCAAGCGGTGGGTGCCTTGGCTAAGGAAGTCGTCTCCTCAACTGATATCGGCGTTCCGCTGGCCGATCTGCAGATGGCACTCTTACCCGCTAATGTGAGCGCCTTCGGCGAGGGGTTAGACATCCCGGAGAACGAAGTCCGGCTCTTCCTGGCACTGCGAGAGGCCGCCCACGCCCGGCTCTTCGTGCAGGTGCCGTGGCTACGCGGTCATCTGCTCGGCGCCATCGAAGCCTACGCCCGCGGTATTCACATCGACACCTCACGAATCGAGGAGCTTGCCCGCGATCTGGATCCCTCCGATCCGGAACGGATTCGCGAGGCACTGTCCCAGGGTGTCTTTATGCCGCAGCGCACGCCCGCGCAGGATGCCGCGCTGGCCAAGTTGGAAACCGCGCTGGCTCTTGTTGAAGGCTGGGTTGACGAACTGACTTTCGAGGCGGCGGCGCAACTGCCTTCTGCTGCGGCATTGCGGGAAACAGTACGCCGACGCCGGGCAACCGGTGGCCCGGCTGAGCATGCCTTCGGCTCCTTGGTCGGTCTGGAATTACGCCCGCGACGGCTGCGCGAGGCCGCTGCGCTCTGGGCTGCACTCAAGGAGCAGCGTGGCGTCTCTGGTCGCGACGCAATCTGGCAACACCCCGATCTACTGCCAACGGCCGAGGACCTTGACGATCCAACCGGTTTCAGCGAGCGCCGCGATCAGGCTGCGGCTTCGGATTCAGCGGTCGATGAAGCCTTGGAGCGCTTGCTCGACGGTGGTTACGACTCACCATCAGAGTCAGCTGAGGGTACTTCTCAAGAAGACGGGGAGTCCCCCGACGATCAGGCTTCACCAGAGGCTAAGTAG
- a CDS encoding YlbL family protein, with protein sequence MSQAYPGSPGPESPPMPGGYLDYQPPAVQRPRDGRFTAMAVSGVLALLLAVLAVVLPAPYVVESAGPTLNTLGSENGKQIISINGHQSYPAKGQLDLVTVYLNGGPQNQINLFEAYRSWLDPQQAVYPVELIYPPTATKDQINEQNAADMVSSQDKATAAALSQQKIAYQQQLFVGSIPAGSASAGKLQAGDALQTVNGQKIVDQGTLQQVLAAGKGAAVKIGVLRDGKSAEVTVTPQLSNGRYLLGILLNYKYSFPFEVKIALENIGGPSAGMMFALGIIDTLTPGDLTGGKHFAGTGTIDAAGNVGAIGGIPQKMIGAKGAGASVFLAPEANCDEVVGHVPEGLQVVKVKTLQEAYDAVSLIGSGKDGSALPTCTAGNAAGK encoded by the coding sequence TTGAGTCAGGCGTACCCCGGAAGCCCGGGGCCAGAAAGCCCGCCGATGCCGGGCGGGTATCTCGACTACCAGCCGCCAGCAGTACAACGCCCCCGAGATGGTCGCTTTACCGCGATGGCGGTTTCGGGCGTGCTGGCCTTGCTGCTGGCTGTGCTTGCGGTGGTGTTGCCGGCCCCTTATGTGGTGGAATCCGCCGGGCCGACGCTCAATACCTTGGGCAGTGAAAACGGCAAGCAGATCATCTCGATCAACGGACATCAAAGCTATCCGGCCAAAGGACAACTCGACTTGGTCACCGTTTACCTCAATGGTGGCCCGCAGAACCAGATCAACCTTTTTGAGGCCTATCGATCCTGGCTGGATCCGCAGCAGGCCGTTTATCCGGTGGAACTGATCTACCCGCCGACCGCGACTAAGGACCAAATTAACGAGCAGAATGCTGCCGATATGGTCAGTTCGCAGGATAAAGCCACCGCAGCGGCGCTGAGCCAGCAAAAGATCGCATATCAGCAGCAGCTTTTTGTCGGTTCGATTCCTGCGGGCTCGGCTTCGGCGGGAAAACTGCAAGCCGGTGATGCGCTGCAAACCGTGAACGGCCAGAAAATCGTTGATCAGGGCACTTTGCAGCAGGTCTTAGCCGCCGGTAAGGGCGCCGCGGTGAAGATCGGGGTGCTGCGCGATGGCAAATCCGCGGAAGTGACAGTCACTCCGCAGCTCAGTAATGGCCGGTATTTGCTGGGTATTTTGCTGAACTACAAGTACAGCTTCCCTTTTGAAGTGAAGATCGCCCTGGAAAATATTGGCGGCCCGAGCGCCGGAATGATGTTTGCCTTGGGCATCATCGACACTTTAACTCCGGGAGACCTCACCGGTGGTAAGCACTTTGCGGGCACCGGCACTATCGATGCGGCTGGCAACGTCGGGGCCATCGGAGGGATCCCGCAGAAGATGATCGGCGCAAAGGGAGCCGGCGCCTCGGTGTTCCTCGCCCCTGAAGCAAACTGCGACGAAGTCGTGGGGCACGTTCCCGAGGGGCTCCAAGTGGTCAAGGTCAAGACCTTGCAAGAAGCTTATGACGCGGTCAGCTTAATCGGCAGCGGAAAAGACGGTTCCGCGCTGCCGACCTGCACGGCGGGAAACGCGGCAGGAAAATAG
- a CDS encoding ATP-dependent DNA helicase UvrD2 produces MAEISQQDLRPGTELSLEERVLSGLDEEQRLVASTLTGPLCVLAGAGTGKTRAITHRIAYGVHSGVYQPQRLLAVTFTARAAAEMRSRLRDLGVGSVQARTFHAAALRQLQFFWPQAIGGELPQLLEHKAAIIAESARRLRLSTDRATVRDLAAEVEWAKVSMLTPETYLEHAQGRGTPGGFDLLTMSRVFQSYEDVKTDRNLIDFEDVLLITVGILQEDDRVAATVREQYRHFVVDEYQDVSPLQQRLLELWLGGREELCVVGDASQTIYSFTGASARHLLDFGRRYPNAQLVKLVRDYRSTPQVVQLANNLLAARRPAGRQADAAWSQPLQLVAQRPAGPAPSFVECSDDEAEAAAIAKGIGALIEAGTQPAQIAVLFRTNGQSEAYEQALSAAGIGYQLRGGERFFARKEVRDAILSLRAASRADQTSDHDDQPAVALAQQVRDVLASIGFTEQAPAGGGAVRERWESLAALVALADELVVSRGAEFRLADFVAELQERSAVQHAPTVQGVTLASLHSAKGLEWDAVFLVGLSEGLMPISFADTAEAVDEERRLLYVGITRAREFLSLSWSLSRTPGGRANRKPSRFLDGLRPQSAVSRGAASQSPRRQRAVAKPPALCRVCGKALSSGAERKIGRCAECPPSYQEATFEALRQWRLEEARSAQLPAFMIFTDATLVAVAESEPASLEELSAVAGVGPSKLERYGAAVLQVMSDQQQA; encoded by the coding sequence ATGGCAGAGATAAGTCAGCAAGACTTGAGGCCCGGCACCGAACTGAGTCTTGAAGAACGAGTGCTTTCCGGGCTGGATGAAGAGCAGCGTCTGGTGGCTAGTACCTTGACCGGACCATTGTGCGTGCTGGCCGGGGCTGGCACCGGTAAAACTCGGGCGATCACGCATCGCATTGCCTATGGCGTGCACAGCGGTGTCTACCAGCCGCAGCGACTGCTTGCGGTGACCTTTACCGCTCGAGCGGCCGCCGAGATGCGCAGTCGGCTCCGTGACCTGGGTGTCGGCTCCGTGCAGGCGCGAACTTTTCATGCCGCAGCGCTGCGGCAACTGCAATTCTTCTGGCCGCAGGCAATCGGCGGCGAGCTGCCCCAGCTCTTAGAACACAAAGCTGCGATCATTGCCGAATCAGCCCGCAGGTTGCGGCTCAGCACCGACCGGGCAACGGTACGGGATCTAGCGGCGGAGGTGGAATGGGCCAAGGTATCAATGCTGACGCCGGAGACGTATCTGGAACATGCACAGGGTCGGGGGACCCCAGGTGGCTTTGATCTGCTCACCATGTCACGGGTTTTCCAGTCCTATGAAGACGTCAAAACGGATCGAAACCTCATTGACTTTGAGGACGTACTGCTGATCACGGTCGGCATTTTGCAGGAAGACGATAGGGTCGCGGCTACCGTTCGTGAGCAGTATCGGCACTTTGTGGTTGACGAATATCAGGATGTTTCACCGCTACAGCAACGCTTGCTTGAGTTATGGCTGGGAGGACGCGAGGAACTCTGCGTGGTGGGTGATGCCTCGCAGACGATTTACTCCTTTACCGGGGCGAGCGCTCGGCACCTACTCGACTTCGGCCGGCGCTACCCCAACGCCCAATTGGTGAAGCTGGTGCGTGACTATCGATCTACCCCGCAGGTGGTGCAGCTGGCCAATAACCTACTGGCAGCCCGTCGTCCAGCGGGTCGGCAGGCCGATGCGGCGTGGTCACAACCCCTGCAATTGGTGGCACAACGGCCCGCTGGTCCGGCACCGAGCTTCGTGGAGTGCAGTGATGACGAGGCAGAGGCCGCAGCGATAGCCAAGGGGATCGGGGCGCTGATCGAGGCCGGAACGCAGCCAGCGCAGATTGCCGTGCTGTTCCGCACCAACGGTCAATCCGAGGCCTATGAACAAGCGCTGAGTGCTGCCGGAATCGGCTATCAGCTCCGCGGCGGCGAACGTTTCTTCGCACGCAAAGAAGTGCGCGATGCGATTTTGTCGTTACGAGCCGCCTCCCGGGCCGATCAGACCTCGGATCATGACGATCAACCCGCTGTTGCACTGGCACAGCAGGTCCGGGACGTGCTCGCCAGTATCGGTTTCACCGAGCAAGCCCCGGCCGGTGGTGGCGCGGTGCGTGAACGTTGGGAATCGCTGGCGGCCTTGGTTGCCTTGGCAGATGAATTGGTGGTGAGCAGGGGAGCGGAGTTCCGGCTGGCGGATTTTGTCGCTGAATTGCAAGAACGCTCAGCCGTGCAGCATGCTCCGACGGTGCAAGGCGTCACCCTAGCTTCCCTTCATTCGGCGAAGGGCTTGGAGTGGGATGCGGTTTTCCTGGTTGGGCTCAGTGAAGGGCTAATGCCGATCAGCTTCGCTGATACTGCGGAAGCGGTGGATGAGGAACGCCGGTTACTCTATGTCGGGATCACTCGGGCCCGCGAGTTCCTCTCGCTCAGCTGGTCGCTATCCCGGACGCCCGGCGGGCGGGCGAACCGAAAACCCTCAAGGTTTCTAGACGGGCTTCGTCCGCAGAGTGCGGTGTCGCGGGGCGCTGCCAGTCAGTCACCTCGCCGACAGCGCGCAGTCGCTAAGCCGCCCGCGCTCTGCCGGGTCTGCGGTAAAGCGCTGAGCAGTGGTGCAGAACGCAAAATCGGCCGTTGCGCGGAATGCCCGCCAAGCTACCAGGAAGCCACCTTCGAGGCACTGCGTCAATGGCGTCTTGAGGAAGCGCGTAGCGCGCAGTTGCCAGCCTTCATGATCTTCACCGATGCGACCCTGGTGGCGGTGGCGGAGAGTGAACCAGCCTCACTCGAAGAACTTTCGGCGGTCGCCGGTGTCGGTCCGTCCAAACTGGAGCGTTACGGTGCTGCGGTGCTGCAGGTGATGAGTGATCAGCAACAAGCCTGA
- a CDS encoding M48 family metallopeptidase, translated as MPEDIATGLTTQDGRPVYVRRSARRRRTVSAFWEDGRAVVAVPASFSARQERDWVAKMVLRLQSQRGGKRPARSDQELLERSLELSKKYLGNRPQPSSVRWVSNQRSRWGSATPADGSIRISVQLRGMPQWVVDYVLLHELTHLLVASHSPEFWRELESYPDTERAKAFLEGVSFASTRGLSGDYLASGEA; from the coding sequence GTGCCTGAAGATATTGCCACCGGTCTAACCACCCAGGACGGTCGACCGGTGTATGTCCGTCGTTCCGCTCGCCGCCGCCGCACCGTGAGTGCTTTTTGGGAAGACGGCCGGGCAGTGGTTGCGGTGCCGGCCAGTTTCTCCGCCCGTCAGGAACGTGACTGGGTGGCAAAAATGGTGCTGCGACTGCAATCTCAGCGCGGCGGGAAGCGGCCAGCGCGCAGCGATCAAGAACTTCTTGAGCGCAGCCTGGAGTTATCGAAGAAGTACCTTGGTAACCGGCCCCAGCCCAGTTCGGTGCGCTGGGTCAGCAATCAGCGCAGCCGCTGGGGATCGGCCACACCGGCTGATGGCAGCATTAGAATTTCAGTGCAACTACGAGGCATGCCGCAATGGGTGGTTGACTATGTGCTGCTGCATGAGCTCACTCATTTGCTGGTTGCCTCGCATAGCCCGGAATTCTGGCGGGAACTCGAAAGCTACCCCGATACGGAACGTGCTAAAGCTTTCCTCGAAGGGGTGAGCTTCGCCAGCACGCGCGGCCTGAGCGGAGACTACTTAGCCTCTGGTGAAGCCTGA